A genomic region of Plasmodium malariae genome assembly, chromosome: 14 contains the following coding sequences:
- the PmUG01_14084100 gene encoding conserved Plasmodium protein, unknown function, with translation MTEAWKSTILYRLKQRNISQSENYQDVLASYNSLVDEKNKLLAIIASFTSENIYLLNNSKFSLSFESKILMENNLKKNDDPLTDECTKKKDNDYHNPLNNLKINILGTPAFDISQNDCQNLISKKEFLEVIKQKGKNDELILLLKNSLNEKEKLLNITNKENKTLHNGIIKREEELFEKKKELFKLEESLNKKKQVIKLYENNNKLLQSKIDLKDRRNAKLMREYDNIRLAYFKLLKQVYEMKNYKIKMDKEYFALRNVLFKKKVENENLLKYLLTCKKSYKRQLKKIEYSMNKRMRKKVGNNVHRTKKEYKSKHIFFKKQKFRVYLYLDKLHYVHNTKQPLAEKEEIDYTDDPLTYTNNDNMKTYSRDKYSTEEELDGKNYHDPRNNKRISYSSKLLSNSVLKIKEHMKNRNNPYEENSLKSKVIEAYPTSTYSRNIKRNEGFFKIKKFLNVHTSSSILCFCTTPKTDIRDSLEYLTNSKNRVETKMRMLNLNGDSKFYNLRMSNDVNGIITTDSENNDNKNNSRNRNNARNSDSYIDSNSDCGINRNSNSNTQMIRQCFVQNEVLIKNCDQEEPYHNMVVTCGEDGKIAFIYVKENKLKCVKCFYILNSKIPAYNICIHPSRLYSVAAMANNNICLINNVKSKVEHSYYGHKEKITSVNFLNDFIYTDEKSLHNYLTDYSLFYSTSVDGTIKFWNMKKNCCYNTIHVNNLITCSAISNYGSHVLIGTHSGSVICYDIRVHNKSLCNSILYDKKLFNEKIYGLNYSPDDQLIAIQSVSGKLKLLNANKINFLQSFENPKNDLTYQTPKSYPIFSLDGKKLICSYPYNIVSYDILTHSYFNIINNQLGEINGTNCILNDKLLTIHSDGNIAIW, from the coding sequence atgactGAAGCTTGGAAAAGCACAATTTTATACCGCCTTAAACAAAGAAATATCAGTCAAAGTGAGAACTATCAAGATGTTTTAGCTTCATATAATTCCTTAgttgatgaaaaaaataaattattagcTATTATTGCTTCATTTACGTctgaaaatatttacttacTAAATAACAGTAAGTTCAGTTTGTCATTtgaaagtaaaatattaatggaaaataatttaaaaaaaaatgatgatcCATTAACTGACGAATGTACGAAGAAAAAGGATAATGATTACCATAATCCTTTGAACAAtttgaaaattaatatattaggTACCCCCGCTTTTGACATAAGTCAAAATGATTGCCAGAATTTAATTTCAAAGAAAGAATTCTTAGAAGTTATTAAACAGAAAGGGAAAAATGATGAACTcattcttcttttaaaaaacagcttaaatgaaaaggaaaaactgctaaatattacaaataaagaaaataaaacactGCATAATGGTATTATTAAAAGAGAAGAGGaactttttgaaaaaaaaaaagaactttttaaattagaagaaagtctaaataaaaaaaaacaagtaataaaactatatgaaaataataataaattgctCCAGAGTAAAATAGACTTAAAGGACAGGAGAAATGCTAAACTGATGCGAGAATATGACAATATAAGACTTGCATATTTTAAACTACTAAAGCAGGtatatgaaatgaaaaattacaaaataaaaatggataaGGAATATTTTGCTTTAAGAAATGTactgtttaaaaaaaaagtagaaaatgaaaatctccttaaatatttgttaacATGCAAAAAATCGTATAAAcgtcaattaaaaaaaattgaatatagCATGAACAAAAGAATGAGGAAAAAAGTTGGAAACAATGTGCatagaacaaaaaaagaatataaatcgaaacatattttttttaaaaaacaaaaattccgtgtatatttatacttagATAAATTACATTACGTGCATAATACAAAACAACCATTAgcagaaaaagaagaaattgaTTATACCGATGATCCATtaacatatacaaataatgataatatgaAGACATATTCGAGAGACAAATATAGTACTGAAGAGGAGCTGGATGGTAAAAATTATCACGACCCACGTAACAACAAAAGGATTAGTTACTCTTCTAAATTATTAAGTAACAGCgtgttaaaaattaaagaacaCATGAAAAATCGCAATAACCCTTATGAAGAAAACAGTTTGAAAAGTAAAGTTATTGAAGCATACCCCACTTCCACATATTCAAGAAATATCAAACGCAATGAaggtttttttaaaataaaaaaatttctaaatGTACATACGAGTAGCAGTATACTATGTTTTTGCACCACTCCGAAAACAGATATAAGAGATTCTTTAGAATATTTAACCAACTCCAAAAACAGAGTAGAAACAAAGATGAGAATGTTGAACTTGAATGGTGatagtaaattttataatttacgGATGTCCAATGATGTGAATGGAATTATTACTACAGACAGTGAAAATAACGACAACAAGAATAACAGCAGGAATAGAAATAATGCCAGAAACAGTGATAGCTACATTGACAGCAATAGTGACTGCGGCATTAACAggaatagtaatagtaatacgCAGATGATAAGGCAATGTTTTGTGCAAAATGAAgtacttataaaaaattgcGATCAAGAGGAACCGTATCATAATATGGTTGTTACTTGTGGAGAAGACGGGAAAATtgcttttatatatgtaaaagaaaataaattaaaatgtgttaaatgtttttatatattgaacAGCAAAATACcagcatataatatatgtatacatccCTCACGATTATATTCTGTAGCAGCTATggcaaataataatatatgtttaataaataatgtaaaaagtaAAGTAGAACATTCATATTATGGCcataaagagaaaataacatcagttaattttttaaatgatttcATTTATACGGATGAAAAGTCTTTACATAATTACCTAACTGattattctcttttttactCAACTAGTGTAGACGGAACAATTAAATTTTggaacatgaaaaaaaattgttgtTACAATACTATtcatgtaaataatttaattacttGTTCAGCTATATCGAATTACGGATCGCATGTACTAATTGGTACGCATAGTGGTTCTGTTATTTGTTATGATATAAGGGTACATAATAAAAGTCTATGTAATTCTATATTATACGATAAAAAactatttaatgaaaaaatatatggattAAATTATTCTCCAGATGATCAGTTAATAGCTATACAGTCTGTTAGTGGAAAACTGAAATTACTGAAcgcaaataaaattaattttttacagtCTTTTGAAAATCCAAAAAATGACCTTACATATCAAACACCCAAATCTTATCCAATTTTTTCGTTGgatggaaaaaaattaatatgctCATATCCTTATAATATAGTATCGTATGATATCTTAACCCATTCTTAtttcaatattataaataaccAACTTGGAGAAATAAATGGAACTAATTGCATTTTAAATGacaaattattaacaattcATTCGGATGGGAATATAGCTATTTGgtaa